From a single Adhaeribacter swui genomic region:
- the lpcA gene encoding D-sedoheptulose 7-phosphate isomerase — protein sequence MSSTSDLILAELTEAQTVLTNFLKNPENIAQIEAAAELMSNALKNGSKILSCGNGGSMCDAMHFAEELSGRYRHDRRALPAISISDPSHLSCVSNDYGYEFVFSRYLEALGNPGDVLLAISTSGNSGNVLKAAETAREKGMKIVSLTGKDGGKLAALSDVEIRVPHFGYADRIQEIHIKVIHILILLIEQKVVGA from the coding sequence ATGTCTAGTACTTCTGATCTTATTCTGGCCGAACTAACCGAGGCCCAAACTGTATTAACTAATTTTTTAAAAAATCCGGAAAATATAGCTCAAATAGAGGCTGCCGCCGAGCTCATGAGCAATGCCCTAAAAAACGGCAGTAAAATACTATCCTGCGGCAACGGTGGCTCTATGTGCGATGCTATGCATTTCGCCGAAGAATTATCGGGCCGGTACCGCCACGATCGCCGGGCTTTACCGGCCATTTCTATTTCGGACCCCAGTCATTTAAGCTGCGTGAGCAACGATTACGGCTACGAATTTGTTTTTTCGCGCTACCTCGAAGCTTTAGGAAATCCCGGTGATGTTTTATTAGCCATCAGTACCAGCGGCAACTCTGGCAATGTTTTAAAAGCCGCTGAAACTGCGCGCGAAAAAGGCATGAAAATAGTGAGCCTCACGGGCAAAGACGGTGGTAAACTAGCCGCCCTCAGCGACGTCGAAATTCGGGTGCCCCACTTTGGCTACGCCGACCGTATCCAGGAAATTCACATTAAGGTTATCCATATCCTGATTTTGCTGATTGAGCAAAAGGTAGTTGGTGCTTAG
- a CDS encoding ABC transporter ATP-binding protein, whose product MKTYWRILQFARPFGGFVPQYFIFTFLGIVFGLFNFALLIPLLEVLFGTVDTSKAQAVIQKPEFSLSLDFAKEYFNYYFGQIISENGKSGALQFVCILILVSNLLANLFRYLSLRLDGAIRAKVVRNLRLAVYERITQLQLGFFSNERKGDIMTRLTTDVQEIENSVISTLNVVSREPLTIVGLFVMLFTMSVKLTLFTVLVMPISGYIISTISKKLKQRAVEGHESLGTILSIIDETLGGMRVIKAFNAQEYVINKFGQQNNRYARIITSITNKRSLASPISEFMGVAAVAGILFYGGTLVLNKQSDLSASEFITYIVLFSQVLVPAKAISTAFSNIQRGLVSGDKILAIIDTQPQIRDLPTAKTLPAFSDSITFNDVSFAYGSEPVLQHIDLTIPKGKTIALVGPSGGGKSTLADLLPRFYDPTSGVITIDGIDIKTCTLHSLREQMGVVTQESILFNDTIFNNIAFNKTNATEAEVIAAAKIANAHDFIMQTPDGYQTTIGDRGGKLSGGQRQRISIARAILKNPPILIMDEATSALDTESEKLVQEALINLMRNRTSLVIAHRLSTIQHADEIIVLQKGTIRERGTHEELLRQNGLYARLNQMQITTGVASL is encoded by the coding sequence ATGAAAACTTATTGGCGCATATTGCAGTTTGCCCGGCCTTTTGGCGGGTTTGTGCCGCAGTATTTTATTTTTACCTTTCTGGGCATTGTTTTCGGCTTGTTTAACTTTGCCTTACTCATTCCTTTACTCGAAGTTCTTTTTGGTACCGTTGATACTTCCAAAGCCCAGGCTGTTATTCAAAAACCTGAGTTTAGCTTAAGCCTCGATTTCGCGAAGGAATACTTTAATTATTACTTCGGACAGATTATTTCGGAAAACGGCAAAAGCGGCGCGCTGCAGTTTGTTTGTATCTTAATTCTGGTTTCGAACTTACTGGCCAATTTATTCCGGTACTTAAGTTTGCGGCTCGACGGGGCTATTAGGGCCAAAGTAGTGCGCAATTTACGTTTGGCGGTTTACGAACGCATTACGCAATTGCAACTCGGCTTTTTTTCAAATGAGCGCAAAGGCGACATCATGACCCGCCTGACTACCGACGTGCAAGAAATTGAAAATTCGGTAATTAGTACCTTAAACGTAGTATCACGCGAGCCGCTGACCATTGTGGGTTTGTTTGTGATGCTTTTTACCATGTCGGTTAAGTTGACGCTTTTTACAGTGTTGGTGATGCCTATTTCGGGTTACATTATCTCTACCATTTCTAAAAAATTAAAACAACGCGCTGTTGAAGGGCACGAATCCCTAGGTACTATCCTGAGCATTATCGACGAGACTTTGGGCGGCATGCGGGTAATTAAAGCATTTAATGCCCAGGAATACGTAATTAATAAATTTGGCCAGCAGAACAACCGTTACGCGCGCATTATTACTTCTATTACTAACAAGCGCAGCTTGGCTTCCCCTATTTCGGAATTTATGGGCGTAGCCGCCGTAGCAGGCATTTTATTTTACGGCGGCACGCTGGTGCTTAATAAACAATCTGATTTATCGGCGAGTGAGTTTATTACCTACATTGTGCTTTTCTCGCAGGTGTTGGTACCGGCCAAAGCTATTTCAACGGCGTTCAGCAACATTCAACGAGGTTTGGTTTCGGGCGATAAAATTCTGGCGATTATTGACACCCAGCCGCAAATCCGGGATTTACCTACCGCTAAAACGTTGCCCGCTTTTTCGGATTCTATTACTTTTAACGATGTATCTTTTGCTTACGGCAGCGAACCAGTTTTGCAGCACATTGATCTAACCATCCCGAAAGGAAAAACTATTGCCTTGGTTGGTCCATCGGGGGGTGGCAAATCTACGCTGGCCGATTTGCTTCCTCGGTTTTACGACCCAACCAGCGGCGTAATTACCATTGATGGCATCGATATTAAAACCTGCACCTTGCACTCGCTGCGCGAACAAATGGGCGTAGTAACCCAGGAATCTATTTTATTCAACGATACCATTTTTAACAACATCGCCTTTAACAAAACTAACGCTACCGAAGCCGAAGTTATAGCGGCCGCTAAAATTGCCAATGCCCACGATTTTATCATGCAAACCCCCGACGGGTATCAAACCACCATTGGCGACCGGGGCGGCAAATTATCGGGTGGGCAGCGCCAGCGCATCAGCATTGCCCGAGCCATTTTAAAAAATCCGCCTATTTTAATTATGGACGAAGCTACATCGGCGCTGGATACCGAATCGGAAAAATTAGTGCAGGAAGCTTTAATCAACCTCATGCGCAACCGCACGTCGCTGGTTATTGCCCACCGCCTGAGCACCATTCAGCACGCCGACGAGATTATTGTGCTGCAAAAAGGCACCATCCGGGAACGCGGCACCCACGAAGAATTGCTACGGCAAAATGGCTTGTACGCCCGGCTTAATCAAATGCAAATTACTACAGGCGTGGCTTCTTTGTAG
- the upp gene encoding uracil phosphoribosyltransferase: protein MTRSNPVYILTEEPSIASQFISELRNVQVQRDSMRFRRNLERLGEVLAYKISTRLTYAPQQIQTPLAICEQQQLMEYPVLATVLRAGLPFHQGFLNYFDQSPSAFVAAYRREATSEISVNVDYLTGPSLEGRVLLLVDPMLATGSSLALTYKAMLRFGNPREVHIAAAIASPEGLKHIQEQLPQAIIWLGALDDHLNERAYIVPGLGDAGDLAYGTKI from the coding sequence ATGACACGATCTAACCCGGTTTATATTCTTACCGAAGAGCCATCGATTGCCAGCCAGTTTATTTCTGAATTGCGTAACGTGCAGGTGCAGCGCGATAGTATGCGTTTCCGGCGCAACCTGGAACGTTTAGGCGAAGTGCTGGCGTATAAAATATCTACCCGTTTAACTTACGCGCCGCAGCAAATTCAAACGCCATTGGCTATTTGCGAACAACAGCAACTTATGGAATACCCGGTGCTGGCTACCGTATTACGGGCCGGCTTACCGTTTCATCAAGGTTTTTTAAATTATTTCGATCAGTCGCCGAGTGCGTTTGTAGCGGCTTACCGCCGGGAAGCTACCTCCGAAATTTCCGTAAACGTAGATTACCTCACCGGGCCATCGCTGGAAGGTCGGGTGTTATTGCTGGTAGATCCCATGCTGGCTACTGGTTCTTCGTTGGCGCTTACTTATAAAGCCATGCTGCGGTTCGGAAACCCACGGGAGGTACATATTGCCGCAGCTATTGCCAGCCCCGAAGGATTAAAGCACATTCAGGAGCAGTTGCCGCAGGCCATTATTTGGCTGGGTGCCCTGGACGACCACTTAAACGAGCGGGCTTACATTGTGCCGGGTTTAGGCGATGCCGGGGATTTAGCTTATGGGACTAAAATTTAA